Proteins found in one Macrobrachium nipponense isolate FS-2020 chromosome 4, ASM1510439v2, whole genome shotgun sequence genomic segment:
- the LOC135211470 gene encoding uncharacterized protein DKFZp434B061-like, translating to MGSPSNIPTKRCNHRSPLTPLPLPNQRRTARKLLRRAVDLTFPPNVGPTARPRPPTSKREENCQESDGTGSRPDIPTKHRAHRSPPSALPEENCQESVGTVSQPNVTTKQENCQESGGIGSRPNIPTKCWSLQLTLPLPNQRRTARKVLGQAVDQTLPLNVGPTARQPPPPLRPNQRRTARKVLGRAVDPTLPPNIGPTACPPSPPPLPNKRRTARNVVRRAVNPTFPPNVGPTTRHPRLTRRELPGKWDGQSTQRSHQRLCPPLTQPPP from the exons ATGGGCAGTCCATCCAACATTCCCACCAAACGTTGCAACCACCGCTCGCCCCTCACCCCTCTCCCACTGCCTAACCAGAGGAGAACTGCCAGGAAATTGCTGAGAAGGGCAGTCGACCTAACGTTCCCACCAAACGTTGGGCCCACCGctcgcccccgcccccccacttCCAAACGAGAGGAAAACTGCCAGGAAAGTGATGGTACGGGCAGTCGTCCCGACATTCCCACCAAACATAGGGCCCACCGCTCGCCCCCATCTGCCTTACCAGAGGAGAACTGCCAGGAAAGTGTTGGTACTGTCAGTCAACCCAACGTTACCACCAAAC AGGAGAACTGCCAGGAAAGTGGTGGAATAGGCAGTCGACCCAACATTCCCACCAAATGTTGGTCCCTCCAATTGACCCTTCCGCTCCCTAACCAGAGGAGAACTGCCAGGAAAGTGCTGGGACAGGCAGTCGATCAAACGTTGCCACTAAATGTTGGGCCCACAGCtcgccaaccccctccccccctccggcCTAACCAGAGGAGAACTGCCAGGAAAGTTCTGGGACGGGCAGTCGACCCAACGCTCCCACCAAACATTGGGCCCACCGCTtgcccaccctccccccccccactgcCTAACAAGAGGAGAACTGCCAGAAACGTGGTGAGACGGGCAGTCAACCCAACGTTCCCACCAAACGTTGGTCCCACCACTCGCCACCCCCGCCTAACCAGAAGAGAACTGCCAGGAAAATGGGACGGGCAGTCGACACAACGTTCCCACCAAAGGTTGTGCCCACCGCTCACCCAGCCCCCTCCCTAA